One region of Faecalibacter bovis genomic DNA includes:
- a CDS encoding cold-shock protein codes for MQEGTVKFFNEEKGFGFITNANGEDVFVHVTGLIDRVSEGDQIVYKLENGKKGLMATNVKLK; via the coding sequence ATGCAAGAAGGAACAGTAAAGTTTTTTAACGAAGAAAAAGGATTTGGATTTATTACAAATGCTAACGGTGAAGATGTATTCGTACACGTAACTGGATTAATTGATAGAGTTAGCGAAGGTGACCAAATCGTTTACAAATTAGAAAACGGTAAAAAAGGTTTAATGGCTACTAATGTGAAGTTAAAATAA
- a CDS encoding cold-shock protein produces the protein MAESTSKKEKDKKKVLKRLEKLNKREQRKENNNKGKSLEEMIVYVDVLGNFTDVPPHLQDKEADLKNNERLEVKEIFIEGVVDNYNDAKGFGFIKVLNTTDKIFFHFKESREQLKVGDNVSFKKVLTEKGFKATQISKR, from the coding sequence ATGGCAGAATCTACTTCAAAGAAAGAAAAAGATAAAAAGAAAGTTCTTAAAAGACTTGAAAAATTAAATAAAAGAGAGCAACGTAAAGAAAACAACAATAAAGGAAAATCTTTAGAAGAGATGATTGTTTATGTAGATGTATTAGGAAACTTTACAGATGTTCCACCACATTTACAAGACAAAGAAGCTGATCTTAAAAACAACGAAAGATTAGAAGTTAAAGAAATTTTTATAGAAGGTGTAGTTGACAACTATAACGATGCTAAAGGTTTTGGTTTTATTAAAGTATTAAATACTACAGATAAAATTTTCTTTCACTTTAAAGAATCAAGAGAACAATTAAAAGTTGGAGATAATGTATCTTTCAAAAAAGTTTTAACCGAAAAAGGGTTTAAAGCAACACAAATATCAAAAAGATAA
- a CDS encoding (Fe-S)-binding protein translates to MSNITVKTMAQYMAEGKQPEVLFWVGCAGSFDDRAKKITRAFVKILNNIGVEFAVLGTEESCTGDPAKRAGNEFVFQMQAMMNIEVLNAYDVKKIVTTCPHCFNTLKNEYPSLGGNYEVLHHSQYLQQLIDAGKLKLEGSETFKGKRITFHDPCYLGRGNDVYEAPRTLIEKLDAELVEMKRCRTRGLCCGAGGAQMFKEPEKGDKDINIERTEEALEEKPQIIATGCPFCNTMMTDGVKHFEQESKVMVKDLAELIMEAKDL, encoded by the coding sequence ATGTCAAATATAACTGTTAAAACAATGGCTCAATACATGGCCGAAGGTAAACAACCAGAAGTTTTATTCTGGGTAGGTTGTGCCGGAAGTTTTGATGATAGAGCTAAAAAAATTACAAGAGCATTTGTAAAAATATTAAATAATATTGGTGTTGAATTTGCTGTTTTAGGGACTGAAGAGTCTTGTACAGGAGATCCAGCAAAACGTGCAGGAAACGAATTTGTTTTCCAAATGCAAGCAATGATGAACATCGAAGTGTTAAATGCATACGATGTTAAAAAAATCGTTACAACTTGTCCGCACTGTTTTAATACTTTAAAAAATGAATATCCATCATTGGGTGGAAATTACGAAGTATTGCACCATTCACAATATTTACAACAGTTAATAGACGCTGGAAAACTGAAACTTGAAGGTTCAGAAACTTTCAAAGGTAAAAGAATAACTTTCCATGATCCATGTTATTTAGGCCGTGGAAACGACGTTTATGAAGCGCCACGTACTTTAATTGAAAAATTAGATGCTGAGTTAGTAGAAATGAAACGTTGTCGTACACGTGGATTATGTTGCGGTGCTGGAGGTGCACAAATGTTTAAAGAACCTGAAAAAGGGGACAAAGACATTAACATCGAAAGAACAGAGGAAGCTTTAGAAGAAAAACCTCAAATCATTGCAACAGGTTGTCCTTTTTGTAATACAATGATGACGGACGGAGTGAAACACTTCGAGCAAGAATCAAAAGTTATGGTAAAGGATTTAGCCGAATTAATCATGGAAGCTAAAGATTTATAA